Proteins encoded within one genomic window of Rhodobacteraceae bacterium LMO-JJ12:
- a CDS encoding histidine phosphatase family protein, whose product MPHITLIRHGQANSHARDETGYDKLSDLGHQQSRWLGDHFETTGEQFSQIISGTLRRQVETAQSMGVERHAPLSTDARLNELPYFTMSQLMAAQHGLALPDTREGYIDHLPRVFAAWERDEIADAPESYADFSTRLDALIDEIASSPGRAMLVTSGGVIATILRRILNLDVMAWSHIALTIMNSSVHRLHVIQGRPSLAHFNSIPHLETRDRQFAQTHL is encoded by the coding sequence ATGCCCCACATCACCCTCATCCGCCACGGTCAAGCCAATTCCCACGCCCGCGACGAAACCGGCTACGACAAGCTGTCGGATCTTGGCCATCAGCAATCGCGCTGGCTCGGCGATCATTTCGAAACCACTGGCGAGCAGTTCTCGCAGATCATCTCTGGCACGCTCCGCCGTCAGGTGGAAACCGCCCAAAGCATGGGCGTCGAACGCCACGCGCCGCTGTCTACCGATGCAAGGCTCAACGAGCTGCCCTATTTCACCATGTCACAGCTGATGGCTGCGCAACACGGCCTCGCATTGCCCGACACCCGCGAAGGCTATATCGACCATCTGCCGCGCGTGTTCGCGGCCTGGGAGCGTGATGAGATTGCCGATGCCCCCGAATCCTACGCCGATTTCTCCACTCGTCTCGACGCGCTGATCGACGAAATCGCCAGCAGCCCCGGGCGCGCCATGCTGGTTACCTCCGGCGGCGTGATCGCCACCATCCTGCGCCGTATCCTGAACCTGGATGTCATGGCATGGAGCCATATCGCGCTCACCATCATGAACAGCTCGGTTCACCGCCTGCACGTGATCCAGGGCCGCCCGTCACTGGCGCATTTCAATTCCATCCCGCATCTCGAAACCCGCGATCGTCAATTCGCCCAGACCCATTTGTAA
- the fdhF gene encoding formate dehydrogenase subunit alpha has translation MSETIRFTLDGEVVEAKKGLTIWEVANGRGLVIPHLCHKPAKGYRPDGNCRACMVEIEGERVLAASCIREPQDGMVVTTASPRAKTARRMVVEMLLADQPERDEAHDRSAHFWDMAEMNGVSQSRFPKLEQERVPLLDASHVAMRVNLDACISCGLCVRACREVQVNDVIGMAGRGHDAFPVFDQDDAMGASTCVACGECVQACPTGALMPASLVDADERGDGAAFDREIESVCPFCGVGCQVSLKVRNDKVVYVEGINGPANEGRLCVKGRFGFDYIHHPHRLTKPLIRREDAPAKGLNVDPGNWGEMFREASWEEAMEVAAGGLAKLRDGAGGRSVAGFGSAKCTNEEAYLFQKLIRQGFGHNNVDHCTRLCHASSVAALIENVGSGAVTATFNEIENADVAIVIGANPVENHPVAATFFKQFTKRGGKLIVMDPRGVGLRRFASHMLQFRPGGDVSMLNAIMNVIVEEELYDSQYVHRFTENWEAEKAHLKDFTPEAMSPICGIEPEVLRDVARTFAGARAGMIFWGMGVSQHIHGTDNSRCLISLALMTGNVGKPGAGLHPLRGQNNVQGASDAGLVPMFLPDYQSVTDDGVRSAFNEIWGAGGYDDGEKGLTVTEIMDAVHDGQIRGMYILGENPAMSDPDVEHARHALAKLEHLVVQDIFLTETANYADVILPASAFYEKSGTVTNTNRQVQMGRPAVPPPGEARADWAITVELAQRLGLDWVYESPADVFAEMKRGMGSLDNITWERLMDENAVTYPSLSPEDSGQAIVFADGFPRADGRAKFTPASVIAPDEAPDADYPMILTTGRQLEHWHTGSMTRRSKVLDAVEPEANCSLHPKTLQRLGVEPGGMVKLSTRRGSVNVMARADRAVAEDMVFLPFAYVEAAANILTNPALDPYGKIPEFKFAAVKVEKASGAVAAE, from the coding sequence ATGAGTGAGACGATCCGATTCACGCTGGATGGTGAGGTGGTCGAGGCCAAGAAGGGGCTGACCATCTGGGAGGTGGCAAACGGTCGCGGGCTGGTGATTCCGCATCTGTGCCACAAACCGGCAAAGGGTTATCGCCCTGATGGCAACTGTCGCGCCTGCATGGTGGAGATTGAGGGCGAGCGGGTACTTGCGGCGTCGTGCATTCGCGAGCCGCAGGACGGTATGGTTGTGACCACCGCGTCTCCACGCGCCAAGACGGCGCGCCGGATGGTTGTGGAAATGCTGTTGGCTGATCAGCCGGAGCGCGACGAAGCGCATGACCGCAGCGCGCACTTCTGGGATATGGCGGAGATGAACGGTGTTTCACAGAGCCGGTTTCCAAAGTTGGAGCAGGAGCGCGTGCCGCTGTTGGATGCGAGTCATGTGGCGATGCGGGTCAACCTGGATGCCTGCATTTCCTGCGGATTGTGCGTGCGGGCGTGCCGCGAGGTGCAGGTGAATGATGTCATCGGGATGGCCGGGCGCGGGCATGATGCGTTTCCGGTGTTTGATCAGGATGATGCGATGGGGGCGAGCACGTGCGTCGCTTGCGGCGAATGTGTGCAGGCCTGCCCCACCGGTGCCTTGATGCCCGCCTCTCTGGTGGACGCGGATGAGCGCGGCGATGGTGCGGCGTTTGATCGTGAGATCGAGAGCGTTTGCCCGTTCTGCGGCGTAGGCTGTCAGGTGTCGCTCAAGGTCAGAAACGACAAGGTGGTATATGTCGAAGGCATTAACGGGCCGGCCAATGAGGGGCGTTTGTGTGTAAAGGGACGCTTTGGTTTTGACTATATTCACCACCCGCATCGGCTGACCAAACCCTTGATCCGGCGCGAGGATGCGCCTGCGAAGGGGTTGAATGTGGATCCCGGAAACTGGGGCGAAATGTTTCGCGAGGCCAGCTGGGAAGAGGCGATGGAGGTCGCCGCAGGGGGGCTGGCAAAGCTGCGCGACGGCGCCGGGGGGCGATCGGTGGCCGGATTTGGCAGCGCCAAATGCACCAATGAGGAAGCCTACCTGTTCCAGAAGCTGATCCGGCAGGGTTTTGGCCATAACAATGTCGATCACTGCACGCGCCTGTGCCATGCGTCGTCGGTTGCCGCGCTGATAGAGAATGTCGGTAGCGGCGCCGTGACGGCCACGTTTAACGAGATTGAAAATGCGGATGTGGCAATCGTGATCGGGGCCAACCCGGTGGAGAACCATCCGGTTGCCGCGACCTTTTTCAAGCAGTTCACCAAGCGTGGCGGCAAGCTGATCGTGATGGACCCGCGCGGTGTGGGGCTGCGCCGTTTTGCCAGCCACATGCTGCAATTCAGGCCCGGTGGGGATGTCAGCATGCTGAACGCGATCATGAACGTGATCGTCGAGGAAGAGCTTTACGACAGCCAGTATGTGCATCGTTTCACCGAGAATTGGGAAGCAGAGAAAGCGCATCTGAAGGATTTCACGCCCGAGGCTATGAGCCCGATTTGCGGCATCGAACCGGAGGTTCTGCGCGATGTGGCGCGTACCTTTGCCGGGGCCAGGGCCGGGATGATCTTCTGGGGGATGGGGGTGAGCCAGCATATCCACGGCACCGATAATTCGCGCTGCTTGATCAGCCTTGCTCTGATGACGGGGAATGTGGGCAAGCCGGGGGCCGGGCTGCATCCGCTGCGCGGGCAGAACAATGTGCAGGGCGCCAGCGATGCCGGGTTGGTGCCGATGTTCCTGCCTGATTACCAGAGTGTGACCGATGACGGAGTGCGCAGCGCGTTCAACGAGATCTGGGGGGCGGGCGGCTATGATGATGGCGAAAAGGGTCTTACCGTGACCGAGATCATGGATGCGGTGCATGACGGCCAGATCCGGGGCATGTATATTCTCGGCGAGAACCCGGCGATGTCTGACCCGGATGTGGAACATGCCCGCCATGCGTTGGCCAAGCTGGAACATCTGGTGGTGCAGGACATTTTCCTGACCGAAACGGCGAACTATGCCGATGTGATCCTGCCAGCAAGCGCGTTTTACGAGAAATCCGGCACAGTGACCAATACCAACCGTCAGGTGCAGATGGGCCGCCCGGCCGTGCCACCGCCGGGCGAGGCGCGCGCGGATTGGGCGATCACGGTCGAGCTGGCGCAGCGGTTGGGGCTCGATTGGGTTTATGAAAGCCCGGCAGATGTGTTTGCCGAGATGAAGCGCGGCATGGGATCGCTCGACAACATCACCTGGGAGCGGTTGATGGACGAGAACGCGGTGACCTATCCCTCACTCAGCCCCGAGGATTCGGGCCAGGCGATTGTCTTTGCCGACGGGTTTCCGCGTGCGGACGGGCGGGCGAAGTTCACCCCGGCGTCGGTGATTGCGCCCGATGAGGCACCGGATGCGGATTATCCGATGATCCTGACCACGGGTCGTCAGTTGGAACACTGGCACACCGGAAGCATGACGCGGCGCTCGAAGGTGCTGGATGCGGTGGAGCCGGAGGCCAATTGCTCGCTGCATCCCAAGACATTGCAGCGCCTTGGGGTGGAGCCGGGCGGAATGGTCAAGCTGAGCACGCGGCGCGGGTCTGTCAACGTGATGGCACGGGCCGATCGGGCGGTCGCGGAGGACATGGTGTTCTTGCCGTTTGCCTATGTCGAGGCGGCGGCCAATATTCTGACCAACCCGGCGCTCGACCCTTATGGCAAGATCCCCGAATTCAAATTCGCGGCTGTGAAAGTGGAAAAGGCGAGCGGGGCCGTGGCGGCTGAGTAG
- a CDS encoding hydantoinase/carbamoylase family amidase, with product MQVNSQRFLSDLHTLRGFGASGIGKGVVRPAYSKADIAAREWLRGRMEEAGLSPHYDPMGNLFGLAEGKSLLLGSHTDSQPEGGWLDGALGVIAALEVARASKEAGGPPVSVVSFQDEEGRFGVTTGSTVWSGGLRLESADELTDREGVTLAEARGEMAHLIHDWVDPKRFTGFIEMHIEQGPWLDQAKEAAGVVSDIVGIRDMRITFEGQQNHAGTTPMHLRRDAFQGLAEFNARINDAFRNVVTPQTVWTIGHVSLHPDAHSIVPGRVVFSMQWRDGDEERLNRMEGIIREAAKAVAQSRDLGLEFGPMLGLEPVVMDARLRGALEASAENEAPGKWRLMPSGALHDATNVAAMMPVAMLFVPSINGISHAFEEDTDERDLVCGLKILAGAISRLGNE from the coding sequence ATGCAGGTCAATTCGCAGCGTTTCCTTTCTGACCTCCACACCCTGCGCGGGTTTGGCGCCAGCGGGATTGGCAAGGGGGTCGTGCGCCCGGCCTATTCCAAGGCCGACATTGCGGCGCGGGAGTGGCTGCGTGGGCGGATGGAGGAGGCCGGGCTGAGCCCTCATTACGATCCGATGGGGAACCTCTTTGGGCTGGCCGAGGGCAAATCGCTGTTGCTGGGGTCGCATACCGACAGCCAGCCTGAGGGCGGATGGTTGGATGGGGCGCTGGGGGTGATCGCGGCGCTGGAAGTGGCAAGAGCTTCGAAGGAGGCGGGCGGGCCGCCGGTCTCGGTGGTTTCGTTTCAGGATGAAGAAGGCCGTTTTGGCGTGACCACGGGCAGCACTGTTTGGTCAGGCGGGCTACGGCTGGAGTCGGCGGACGAGTTGACCGACCGGGAGGGTGTCACGCTGGCAGAGGCGCGCGGCGAGATGGCGCATCTGATCCATGATTGGGTCGATCCGAAGCGTTTCACCGGCTTCATCGAGATGCATATTGAACAGGGGCCGTGGCTGGATCAGGCCAAAGAAGCGGCGGGCGTGGTGAGCGATATCGTCGGCATTCGCGACATGCGGATTACATTCGAAGGCCAGCAAAACCATGCCGGCACTACGCCGATGCATCTGCGCCGCGATGCGTTTCAGGGGCTGGCCGAGTTCAACGCCCGGATAAACGACGCATTTCGTAACGTGGTGACACCGCAGACGGTCTGGACCATAGGTCATGTCAGCTTGCATCCCGATGCGCATTCGATCGTGCCGGGGCGGGTAGTTTTCTCGATGCAATGGCGCGATGGCGATGAAGAGCGGCTGAACCGAATGGAGGGGATCATCCGCGAGGCGGCCAAGGCGGTCGCGCAAAGCCGTGATCTGGGGCTGGAGTTCGGGCCGATGCTGGGGCTGGAGCCGGTGGTGATGGATGCGCGTCTGCGTGGCGCGCTGGAAGCCAGTGCCGAGAACGAAGCGCCGGGCAAATGGCGGCTGATGCCGTCGGGCGCGTTGCACGATGCGACCAACGTGGCGGCGATGATGCCAGTGGCGATGCTGTTCGTGCCGTCGATCAACGGGATCAGCCATGCGTTTGAGGAAGACACCGACGAGCGCGATCTGGTTTGCGGTCTTAAGATTCTCGCCGGAGCGATTTCGCGGCTGGGCAATGAATAG